One window of the Trifolium pratense cultivar HEN17-A07 linkage group LG2, ARS_RC_1.1, whole genome shotgun sequence genome contains the following:
- the LOC123910746 gene encoding glyoxylase I 4-like, whose amino-acid sequence MGNVGEIVNVEAESLALNSTSASSQVMPLPLLSLNHVSFVCRSVQESVKFYENVLGFVLIKRPSSFKFEGAWLFNYGIGIHLLESDKVAAKRGEINPKENHISFQSSDMKLIMKNLDAMKIEYVTAVVEDSGIQVDQLFFHDPDGYMIEICNCQNLPVLPISTCPLKNQPPPFYGKGNNCSAEDALLMMENLVIDLLRISI is encoded by the exons ATGGGGAATGTAGGAGAGATAGTGAATGTGGAAGCAGAGTCATTGGCATTGAATTCAACTTCAGCTTCATCACAAGTAATGCCTCTACCTCTACTTTCACTGAATCATGTCTCTTTTGTATGTAGAAGTGTACAAGAGTCTGTCAAATTCTATGAGAATGTCCTCGGATTTGTGCTTATTAAAAGGCCATCTTCTTTCAAATTTGAAGGGGCTTG GTTATTCAATTATGGCATTGGCATTCACCTACTAGAGTCAGATAAAGTTGCAGCAAAAAGAGGAGAAATAAACCCCAAAGAAAATCACATATCTTTTCAGTCCTCAGACATGAAACTTATAATGAAGAATCTTGATGCAATGAAAATTGAGTATGTGACAGCAGTTGTGGAGGATAGTGGAATTCAGGTTGATCAACTATTCTTTCATGATCCAGATGgatatatgattgaaatatgCAATTGCCAAAATCTCCCTGTGCTTCCTATTTCCACCTGCCCTCTCAAAAATCAACCACCACCATTTTATG GAAAAGGAAACAACTGCTCTGCTGAAGATGCTTTGTTGATGATGGAGAATTTGGTGATAGATTTGTTAAGGATCTCAATATGA